Proteins from a genomic interval of Corynebacterium stationis:
- a CDS encoding metal-dependent transcriptional regulator — MHVSDLPDRSQDYLKAIWTATEYSGGSAPLGELAARVGQKTTTASEAIRRLANKGLVKQEPYRGVMLTPEGRELAVAMVRRHRLLETFLVRVLDYTWDEVHEDAELLEHAVSDRFLARIEAHLEHPDRDPHGDPIPDAQGQVKKVEGVSLAAVGEGESVTVEQIDDRDPQLLRYLADHGIVPGTRLTVPGVPVAGMLRVKVGDKEVTIAETGLEDIRVQRGD; from the coding sequence ATGCACGTAAGCGACCTGCCCGACCGATCACAGGACTATCTGAAGGCGATCTGGACCGCCACCGAGTACTCCGGCGGATCCGCCCCCCTCGGGGAACTGGCCGCTCGAGTGGGACAGAAGACAACGACCGCCTCCGAGGCGATCCGGCGTCTGGCCAACAAGGGGCTGGTCAAACAGGAGCCTTACCGCGGGGTCATGCTGACCCCGGAGGGGCGGGAGCTGGCGGTGGCCATGGTGCGGCGCCACCGGCTGCTGGAGACCTTTCTGGTCCGGGTGCTCGACTACACGTGGGATGAGGTGCACGAGGACGCGGAGCTTCTCGAACACGCCGTCTCGGACCGGTTCCTGGCACGCATCGAGGCCCATCTGGAACATCCCGACCGTGACCCGCACGGAGACCCCATCCCGGACGCCCAGGGGCAGGTCAAGAAAGTGGAGGGGGTCAGCCTTGCCGCGGTCGGCGAGGGAGAGTCGGTCACAGTCGAGCAGATTGATGACCGGGACCCGCAGCTGCTGCGCTACCTGGCTGACCATGGAATAGTGCCCGGCACACGCCTGACCGTGCCGGGCGTTCCTGTGGCGGGCATGTTACGGGTGAAGGTCGGTGACAAGGAGGTCACCATCGCCGAGACAGGCCTTGAAGATATTCGCGTTCAACGAGGTGACTGA
- a CDS encoding Nramp family divalent metal transporter: MSAGIAEPKTRGRKTAWLLGPALVAGVAYLDPGNVAVNMSAGAQFGYLLVWVIVAANMAAWLIQYMSAKLGLATGSSMAELLGKRIKSRPGRVLYGLQAQFVAIATDIAEVIGGAVALWILFDIPLVMGAIITGLISTILLLVQARRDAKTFEFAIIGLMMVIVVGFCYGLFLAPPEPGAVLEGMIPRFDGTQSVLLAASILGATVMPHAIYAHSSLARDRFGIDKTYPLPRLIRATRVDVTIALTIAGSVNLVMLLVAATVLPGVSGTDTLEGAHAAIQNALGVTAGWMFAIALLASGLASTAVGAYAGSDIMGGLFRTRLKLLTRRLITIIPSIIVLAIGTDPTYALVLSQVILSFGIPFALVPLVWLTSRKKLMGSAVNTWWTTAMGWLVTAGIIALNIALIALETGIV; this comes from the coding sequence ATGAGTGCCGGAATCGCCGAGCCCAAAACCCGGGGCCGCAAGACCGCTTGGCTGCTTGGCCCTGCCTTGGTGGCGGGGGTCGCTTACCTTGATCCGGGCAATGTGGCGGTCAATATGTCAGCAGGAGCGCAGTTTGGGTACTTGCTGGTGTGGGTGATTGTTGCGGCCAATATGGCGGCTTGGTTGATCCAGTACATGTCCGCGAAGTTGGGCTTGGCCACGGGGTCGAGCATGGCTGAGCTCCTGGGGAAGCGCATCAAGAGCCGACCAGGTCGGGTCCTATACGGACTGCAGGCGCAGTTCGTGGCGATCGCCACTGATATTGCCGAGGTAATCGGCGGAGCGGTAGCCCTGTGGATCCTGTTCGACATTCCACTCGTGATGGGGGCGATCATCACGGGCTTGATCTCCACTATCTTGCTTCTGGTACAGGCTAGGCGGGACGCGAAGACCTTCGAGTTCGCGATCATCGGCCTGATGATGGTCATCGTGGTCGGATTTTGTTACGGCCTGTTCCTGGCGCCGCCCGAACCCGGTGCTGTCCTTGAGGGGATGATTCCTCGGTTCGATGGTACTCAGTCGGTGCTGCTTGCAGCGAGCATCTTGGGGGCGACGGTTATGCCGCATGCGATCTACGCCCACTCTTCACTTGCCCGTGACCGCTTCGGAATCGATAAGACCTATCCGTTGCCGCGGCTGATTCGAGCCACTCGAGTCGATGTCACGATCGCGCTCACGATCGCAGGATCCGTCAACCTGGTGATGCTGCTCGTTGCTGCGACCGTTCTTCCCGGGGTATCGGGCACCGATACCCTTGAAGGTGCCCACGCCGCCATACAGAATGCGCTTGGAGTTACGGCCGGGTGGATGTTCGCGATCGCACTCCTGGCCTCCGGTCTCGCCTCGACAGCTGTCGGCGCTTATGCTGGGAGCGATATCATGGGCGGTCTCTTCCGCACCCGCCTGAAACTCCTCACCCGACGTCTGATCACCATCATCCCGTCCATCATCGTGCTCGCGATCGGTACCGACCCCACGTATGCCCTGGTGCTGAGTCAGGTGATCCTCTCCTTTGGGATCCCGTTCGCCCTCGTTCCTCTGGTGTGGCTGACCTCGCGAAAAAAGCTCATGGGATCCGCGGTAAATACTTGGTGGACAACGGCGATGGGCTGGCTCGTCACTGCCGGAATCATTGCACTCAACATCGCACTCATCGCGCTCGAAACAGGTATCGTTTGA
- a CDS encoding IS30 family transposase has protein sequence MATIGRPGLPKDQRQKVWDLWKTGSSLSEISREVGSPPGSIFSILLPRGGIYLPAQKHRPGSLTLAEREEISRGISAGMSCRAIARMLNRSASTISREINRNKGRQAYRAIDADDRSWRRARRPQRCTLAKNPVLRGYVAARLREDWSPEQIAGRLKITYSPTSRMQISHESIYKSLFIQSRGVLPKALQKRLRSRRPIRKARSNTTSGQWRSQIKDAVPISQRPAEGDDRAQIGHWEGDLVIGSGQSQIATVVERATRLTRVVHVHSRHAASVTAGLVRELRHLPDRAKRSLTWDRGMELAGHKEVAAGTGMKVYFADPHSPWQRGTNENTNRLLRQYFPKKSSMKGFSQADLDEVADKLNNRPRKVLGFRTPR, from the coding sequence ATGGCCACAATCGGACGGCCAGGCTTACCCAAAGATCAACGCCAGAAAGTCTGGGATCTATGGAAGACCGGTTCTTCCCTCAGCGAAATATCACGTGAAGTCGGTTCCCCGCCAGGATCAATCTTTTCCATTCTCCTGCCCCGGGGAGGGATTTATCTTCCCGCGCAGAAACACCGCCCAGGCTCTCTTACGCTGGCAGAGCGTGAAGAGATCTCCCGCGGTATAAGCGCCGGGATGTCCTGCCGCGCCATTGCCCGGATGCTCAACCGCTCGGCGTCGACCATCAGCCGCGAAATCAACCGCAACAAGGGCCGTCAGGCTTACCGCGCCATCGATGCCGATGATCGATCTTGGCGCCGTGCCCGACGACCGCAACGCTGCACACTCGCCAAGAACCCGGTCCTGCGCGGATACGTGGCCGCGCGCCTGCGTGAAGACTGGTCACCGGAACAGATCGCCGGACGACTCAAGATCACCTACTCTCCCACCTCGCGGATGCAGATCTCTCACGAGTCGATCTACAAATCACTGTTCATCCAGTCCAGGGGTGTGTTGCCGAAAGCCCTGCAGAAACGTCTCCGTTCCCGCCGGCCGATCAGGAAGGCACGCTCCAACACGACCAGTGGGCAGTGGCGCTCCCAGATCAAAGACGCCGTGCCGATCTCCCAGCGCCCGGCGGAGGGAGATGACCGGGCCCAGATCGGGCACTGGGAGGGAGATCTCGTCATCGGCTCCGGTCAGTCGCAGATCGCTACGGTGGTCGAACGCGCGACTCGGTTGACGCGGGTTGTGCACGTCCACTCCCGTCATGCGGCATCCGTGACAGCAGGACTCGTTCGTGAATTGCGGCATCTGCCGGATAGGGCGAAGCGGTCGTTGACGTGGGACCGGGGAATGGAATTGGCCGGTCATAAAGAAGTCGCTGCCGGTACGGGGATGAAGGTGTATTTCGCTGATCCTCATTCCCCGTGGCAACGTGGAACAAACGAGAATACTAACCGGTTGTTGCGGCAGTACTTTCCGAAGAAGTCATCGATGAAGGGCTTCAGTCAGGCCGATCTTGATGAGGTCGCTGACAAGCTCAACAACCGTCCCCGCAAGGTTCTCGGGTTCCGTACCCCCCGCTGA
- a CDS encoding helix-turn-helix domain-containing protein, giving the protein MSQDDRIEIADGLDAGEPVKQIAARIGNSYQSVGGVH; this is encoded by the coding sequence TTGTCGCAGGATGATCGAATAGAGATCGCCGATGGGCTCGACGCTGGCGAGCCGGTGAAGCAGATCGCCGCGCGTATCGGGAACAGCTACCAGAGTGTGGGGGGTGTCCACTAA
- a CDS encoding transposase, translating to MPKNTYSDEFKADAVRLYETTEGASYSSISEDLGIARGTLKTWVHKARKERGETPASTSTTAPAGDGQPTGEEELVRLRSEVQRLKAETQKLTTERDILRKAAKYFAGETNW from the coding sequence ATGCCGAAAAACACCTACTCCGATGAGTTCAAAGCCGATGCGGTCCGGCTCTACGAGACCACCGAGGGAGCCTCGTATTCCTCGATCTCGGAAGACCTTGGGATCGCCCGCGGCACGCTGAAAACCTGGGTCCACAAGGCCCGTAAAGAACGCGGCGAGACTCCGGCCTCCACTTCGACCACAGCTCCCGCAGGGGACGGGCAGCCAACTGGCGAAGAGGAGCTGGTCCGCCTGCGGTCAGAGGTCCAACGCCTGAAAGCCGAAACGCAGAAGCTGACGACCGAACGCGACATTTTACGCAAGGCGGCCAAATATTTCGCGGGAGAGACGAACTGGTGA
- a CDS encoding metal-sensitive transcriptional regulator translates to MDALTPDQTVPADDASGTCYPTHGYINDKDRYLARLKRIEGQVRGLHRMVDEEQYCIDILTQVSAVNSALRNVALGLLDDHMKHCVRDAAQLGGEEADAKFQEVTDAIARFARS, encoded by the coding sequence ATGGATGCCCTCACCCCTGATCAGACCGTTCCCGCCGACGATGCGTCAGGCACCTGCTACCCCACCCACGGTTATATCAACGACAAGGACCGCTACCTCGCCCGCCTCAAGCGCATCGAGGGCCAGGTCCGGGGTCTTCACCGCATGGTCGACGAGGAGCAGTACTGCATCGACATCCTCACCCAGGTCTCCGCGGTCAACTCCGCGCTGCGCAACGTTGCCCTAGGCCTGCTGGATGACCACATGAAGCATTGTGTGCGCGACGCCGCCCAGCTGGGAGGCGAGGAGGCGGATGCGAAGTTCCAGGAAGTCACCGACGCCATCGCCCGCTTCGCCCGCTCCTAA
- a CDS encoding YHS domain-containing protein, with protein MSDSSCGCGHSDNTQTSAPESLTLTSTPANAEGTIGETAECPVMAGTPVIKAEAEAKGLYRDFEGQRYWLCCPGCGPKFDANPAQYAHAG; from the coding sequence ATGTCTGACTCCTCTTGCGGCTGCGGCCACTCCGACAACACCCAGACCTCCGCTCCGGAGTCCCTGACCCTCACCTCTACCCCGGCAAACGCCGAGGGCACCATCGGCGAGACGGCCGAATGCCCCGTCATGGCCGGCACCCCGGTTATCAAGGCCGAGGCAGAAGCCAAGGGCCTCTACCGTGACTTCGAGGGCCAGCGTTACTGGCTCTGCTGCCCCGGCTGCGGCCCGAAGTTTGACGCCAACCCCGCCCAGTACGCCCACGCAGGCTGA